The sequence CCTCTTCGCCGCCGGAGCCTCGATGTACCTTATCGGGCGTTACACCGACGATCTGCGCCTGAGGGAAACGGGCATTCTCGGTACGCAGGCCCTGGTTCATTCGATCATTATGACGGGAGTATTCGAGAGCGCTACCAATCGTAAGCAGCCGAACGGATCGGGAGGAACCGGGTTCTGGAAGGGCGGCGACGCCTGGCCTTCCGGGCACGCCTCAATGTTCTGGGCTCTGTCGACCGTCGTGGCCGAGCAGTATCATGACAGTTCGCCGGTCAGATACGGCGCTTACTTGCTGGCTACGGCGGTGAGTGTGTCCAGGTTTACGGGCCGTCAGCACTTTCCATCCGATGCCCTGGCCAGCAGCCTGGTTGGTTATCTGGTCGGCCGATGGGTCGTTCATCACCGGAGCACGACGCGGAATTGATTTAAGAAAATTGGATCATTGCATAGGATCCTTCAGTTCTCCGTGGGCTTCTGTATGTTGTCGACGACCAGAACCTCGACGGGCCCTTTTGACGATTCGAGCTTCAATCCGAATTGCTCGACTGCCGCAAAAACGGTCGGAATCGAGTCCCGGGAAAACCGGCCCTCGACGGCAGGACCCGGGGCGCCCTCGCGTGCGCCTGCACCTCCGCCCCCAAGCGGAACATTGGCCGAAGCCATACGGGGCAGTTGGACGTCGAAGAGGCCTTTGATTTCCGTCCTGTCGATGACGACGCGTCCCGCCCATCTCGAAAGCATCTCCGCCACATCGCTCATATCGACGCTCCGCCCGGACATCTGGCCGTTTTCAGGCACGAAGCCGTGGCACTGTCCGGCAATATTTCTCGATCCGAGTTCGTACCGGTGATCGCTGCGGCTCTGCCCTTCACACTCCCGGTCTTTGGGAGCCGGCTGAAACTTCAATGGATTCCTGGTCGTGACGAGTGCATAGACGGGCAGTTCTTTGGTTTCGCGATGCAGTTTCAAGTTGAACCGTTCGGCCAGGAGCGTCTGAAGCATCAACTTCAGTTGGGCCTCGGTCGCAGGGCCCTCCGCCTTCGCATCGAAATTGTAGACATCGGAGTTGATCCAATCCGGCCCGGACAGAATCTTTCCATCGTAGGGGATCATGAACGCCGGCGGCACGTCATAAGCAAGAGCGATGACGAGCCTCAAGGGCTCATGCCTCACAACGCAGCGGCCCATAGGGACTATATTCTCCTGGCTATGGCTGTCGGTGCCGTGGCAACCCAGCATGATTTCCTCCGGGCCGCCGGCCCTGGAATTGTTCGGCTTGATCGAAGCCACCTCGAACGATGGATTCTGCGCCTGGGCGGCGATGGCGATTCCCAAAATCAGCGTGAGAGCGGCACGTTTCATATAGAAAGGAAGGAATCACAAGAAGCACAAGAGGCACAAGAAAAATCGGATTTTCCTTGTGCCTTTTTATGCCGCATCCAGCAGGCGGGTGCTTGCAATTTTGCAGACGCGTTGAAGAGTTGTTTCGATCCGCCTGTGCGCGTTGCGCTCATGGCGGTCATGAGCCAGGTGGGCCAGGGTTTTAAGATGCAGACAGAGAGACTCGAAGTACTCCCGTTTTTCGGGGTATAGCTCGGCCAGATGCCCGTAGCCCACGATAGTCCGCAATTCGTCCTGGGTGTCCAGGCCCGGCATCTCCGGGCGGCAGGAGTCGCTCGCTAACTTGGTGATTTCATAAAGAATCGAGGATGACATTTCACGCTCCAACATTTATTAGACGGCCGCAGTTCCGGTTGTTAGGGCCTCAACTGATTTCAGGCAGGAGTGAACGCAGCCACGTCATGGTTCCGGATACCAGTAAGTCATCACTTTCATAGGAATGCGCCATGCATCCCGGGTTCCGGTGTGGTTATAATGTCTGTTGCACGTTCGACTGGCGCCGTACCCAAGTGGTAAGGGAGAGGTCTGCAAAACCTTTATGCATCGGTTCGAATCCGATCGGCGCCTCTGGACCTGGTCGTAGGCGCGGGCTTTCAGCCCTCGCCTACGCCGGCTCGACTGTCCATATCAGTTTGAAAATACCTACCATAACTCCCCTCGTGACGTACTGCTGAAGAGAGACCCTACAGGCTATACTGAATGTGCGGAGGGCGCATGAAAGCGGAGGACTGCATACTTTACAGTGGAGCGGCAAAAGGAGCAGAGGCGGCATTCGGGGCGGCGGCGGAGCGGAAGGGAATTGACGAGGTCAACTTCACGTTTGAAGGTCATAACGATGCAAGGATCCGCGGCATTCGAGTTTTGACGCACGAAGAGTTGAAACAAGGTGACGTGAGCCTTGCTTACGTCAGCCGGTTGATGCACCGGACCTATTCCGATACATCCCTGTTCCGGAAGATCCTGCAGAGCATCTGGCACCAGGTCAACAACGCTCAGGAAATTTACGTCATCGGGCAAATCCTGGATGACGGGACTGTCAAGGGCGGCACGGGCTGGGGCGCCGAATTTGCGAAGCTTTGTAATAAGCCGCTGTACGTCTTTGATCAAAATCGCGATGGCTGGCACCTCTGGACCGGCGATAACTGGGCTGCAGAGAGGTCGCCGGTCATCACGCATCCTCATTTTGCGGGAACCGGGACACGCGACCTCCACGATAGCGGCCGCAAGGCGATCGATGAGTTGTTCACGCGTTCGTTCAGCTGAGTTTTTAAGCTGTGCGCAGGTTCAAGGCGCGGCGGCGCCGCCACGCCTCTCCAGGGCGGAGAGTTCACGCCACGTGTACCAGATCCGCTGAGAGACGGTCCAGTTCGACAGGATGGCCATGACCCAGAGCGCGGCGGCCATCCTGTCGCATAATGCGCCGATCACGAGCAGGACGATTCTTTCAGGTCTTTCCAGGAATCCGACTTTGCATGCCGGAATAAGCGATTCGGCGCGCGCCCGGGTGTAGCTGGTAAGAATGGAACCGATGAGGCAGAGGCCGGTGAGCCAGACGTACTGAAGGCGATTGATTCTGGCGAACCAGGCGATCAGTCCCAGCAGGAGCAGCACATCGGAATAACGATCGATCACCGAATCGAAAAAAGCCCCGAACTTTGTTACCCGCTTGGTGCGCCGCGCCACCTCTCCGTCGACGATGTCGAATATGCCTGCGAAGATCACGACCACGCCGCCCAACGGGAAGTATCCTTTATAGAAAAGGATCATCGCGACGATATTGATCAGCATCCCGATGAGCGTCAGGATATTCGGATGGACGCGAAGACTCGCCAGCAGGTTTACGATCGAATCGACAACGCGTTTGCCGCCGGCGCCGATGCGCCCCGTTATGGATCTGGGCTCTTCCACGCGGTTATTGACTGTCATGCATCGTGACAAAGCTCAGAATTTCGAATGTCCTCGTGCCTGACGGGATTTTTACTTCAACAGTTTCGCCTTCACGCTTGTTCAAAAGGCTTCTTCCTATGGGCGAAGTGGTCGAGATCAATCCTGCCGGCGCATTCGCATCTTCGCTGGTTACCAGCTTGTACGTTACTTCCTCATTCTTGTCGACGTCGAGCAGGACGACTTTGGATCCGAGATTGATCCTGTCGCGCGGGATTTTATCGAAATTGATCATCGAGAGGTCCGCTGCCCTCTGTTTGAGCTGTCCCAGACGGACCCGCACGAAATCCTGCCGTTCACGCGCCGCCTGGTAATCGGCGTTCTCGCTCAGATCTCCGAGGGCGGCCGCCGTTTTGAGCGCCCTCGGTAATTCTTCGCGCAGTTCTTTTTCGAGAGTTTGAATTTCTTCTTCGAGTTTCTTTCTAATTTCTGAACTCATTGGGCTTCCTAGAACAGTTTGAAATTGATCGTTAAGAACTTCTTTGGATTCTGTCTGAAATCATAAATCAATTTCTGGATCTCCGATGTCGTCTCGTTCAGGCTGTTGAAAAGAGCGGGGTCCCGGATGAACTTCCCGGCGCTGCCCTCTCCATTCTGGACGGAGTCGACCAGAGTATTAAGTTTGGTTACGCCATTCCTGAAATCGGTGTACAGCGTATCGTCTTTCATCAGCTTACCCAGTGTGCCCTCGCCGCGGTCGATCCGCTCGGTGATGCTTTGGACCTTGGCTGTCAGATCGTCGATGTGGTTGTAAAGCGCTGGATCGTTTACAAATTTCCCGGCGCTGCCGTTCCCGCTTTCGATTTTTTTCACAAGAACGTCCATGCGGTCGCTCATCTCCATAAATTTCGTATACAGCGCGTCATCGGATATCAGCCGGCCCATGGTTCCGGGACCGGTGCGCGCATCGTGGACCAGCGTATTCGCCTCCTTTATGAGGTCATTGGTCCTATCGAAGACGGCGGTGTTGGTCAGGAATTGGCCTAAAGTGCCTTCGCCCTGGTCCACGCGATCGGCGATCTTCTTAAAGTCTTCGCTGAGCACCTGCAGGTTGGCAATAAAATCGTTGGTTCCCTGAACGATCTTCCGGATATCGCCTTCCTCGGTTCCCTGGATATAGCCCCCATCCGCAATCACCGTTCCGGCTTCGGTTCCGCGTGTGATGTCGACTTTGCTGTCGCCGAGCAAGCCGATCGTCGAAATCGAGACCTTGGAGTCGGTGCGAATAATATTCTTAAACTTCGCTTCAAGCTTCATTACGGCTGCGACCGCTTTGTTCGGATCGGGTTCCGGGGAAATCTCGACCTTGTCGACATTGCCAATAGTCACGCCCTCCAGCGACACTTCCGCCCCGGCCCGAAGATTGTTGGCGTTCTGGAAATAGGCGATCACCGTGTATTTGGGTACGAAAAATCCGGACTGACCGCTGACGTAGAAAATGGCCAGCGCGAGGAGGGCGAAACTGGTAACAACGAGTATGCCCACTCGCAATTCAGTCCAGGCAAGGGATCGGCGTTGCGCCATGTTTTTCTCCTCTCACTTCAGAAAGCGTTTGATGTAGTCATCCTCGGATTTGCGCAGCACTTCATCGGGACCTTCGAAGACAATTTTCCCGTCCCGAAGCAGAAGAAACCTGGTGTTCGCAATGCAAAGAAACCCGCCTTCGGTCTGAAAATGGGTTTGTCCGTCTCCGTTCGTAGCGTACTCCGTGGAAAGTGTAAACGCATCGCGCATACGGTGGGTGACGAATACGCCGGTCACTTGCTTGGTGTCCCGCAGGGCGATAATGAGCTCATTGATCCTCTTTGACGTTATAGGATCGAGGCCGGCGGTCGGTTCGTCGTAAAGCATGATGCCCGGTTCACCGATCAGGGCACGGGCCAGAGCCACCCGCCGTTTCATTCCTCCGGAGAGTTCGCTGGGCATCTTGTCGATCGCCGCTTCGAGGCCGACAAAACCGAGAACCTCGCGGACCTTCGCCTCGATCTCGCTTTCATCGGCGTTCACCTCGTACAGCCGGTAGGCCACGTTCTCGCGTACCGTCAGGGAGTCGAAGAGCGCCGACTCCTGAAAAACCATTCCGATCTTCTGGCGGATACTCATCAGATCGCGCTCGTCCATTCGTGAGATATCTTGCCCCTCGATCAGGATTGCACCTTCATCGGGTTTATCGATGCCGATGATCAATTTGAGAATCGTGGATTTCCCCGATCCGCTGGCGCCGATGATGATTTTGGTCTCACCCTTAAAGATCCGGAACGACACTCCGTTCAGAACCGGCTTATCGCCGGCATAAAACTTGACGACGTCACGCATCTCGAGCACGGGTTGCATCACGTATAAGCCAGAATCAAGCGAGTCAGGAAAAAATCGAAAATCAGGATCAGTACCGAGGATGCGACCACTGCCTGAGTCGTTGACCGACCGACGCCTTGCGTTCCTCCATAGGTTCGCAGCCCGCAATGGCAGCTGACCGATGCAAGAAGGGCGCCGAATACGAGGGGTTTAATCAGGCCGCCGAAGACGTCCACGTAGTTGAGGGAATCCCATGCCCGGCTCAGATAAAGAATGGGAGTGATGTGCAGCACGGACAGAGCGACGGCCAGGCCCCCGATGATCCCGAGGGAATCCGCAACAATGGTCAGTACCGGCATCATTGCAATCGTTGCCAGAATTCGCGGGACCACCAGTTTTTTGATCGGATCCGTTCCAAGCGCGCGCATGGCATTGATTTGCTCGGTAACCAGCATCGAACCCAGTTCCGACGCCATTCCCGATCCCACGCGGCCTGCAACCATAAGCGCGGCGAGCACCGGTCCCAGTTCTCGCACCAAAGACACCGATACTAATCCGCCGGTCAGACTTGTTCCTCCGAACCGGGAGAGTTCTTTGGAGGATTGAAGGGTCAAAACCGCGCCGGTAAAAAAGCCTGTAAGCATGACGACCATGAGCGATCCGACGCCGATGAGGTCCATCTGCATAAGGATGTCGCGCACGTAGAACGGCCGGCGGAACATGGAAACGAAAGCCTTGCCGGCCAGGAAGGACAGATCCTGCACTTCCTTGATGGCAGCTTTCGGCGATACAGGCATCGTGGCCATCGTAACGGAAAATTCGGCTATACTCAACGTATGCTGAGCTTTAGAACGGCCGGGGAGTCTCATGGCCAGGCCCTCATCGCCCTCGTGGAGGGCCTTCCAGCGCACCTTCCCGTTGATTTCGGCTTCATTGATCATGAGCTGAAACGGAGGCAGGGAGGCTACGGGCGAGGCGGGCGGATGAAGATCGAAAAGGACCAGGTTCGTTTTCTCTCAGGAGTGCGGCACGGAAAGACCATAGGCAGCCCGATATCCATGATGATCGAAAACCGGGATTGGCCGAATTGGGAAGAAATCATGTCGCCCCGCGAAGTGTCCGGTGATGCCGCGACCAAAAGAACAGTGACGCGGCCTCGACCGGGCCATACCGACCTTGCCGGTTCTCTGAAATTCAACCATACAGACGCGCGAAACATCCTGGAGCGTTCGAGCGCGAGGGAGACTGCCGCACGGGTTGCATGTGGCGGGCTGGCAAAGGTCTTCCTCCGTCATTTTGGAATCGAGATTCTCAGCCACACGACTGCTATCGGCAATGCGCGGGTTCCGGACGACTTTACGGTTTCGTGGGATCAGCTCGAAGCCATCCGCGACGATGAGGTTGTCCACTGCGTGATTCCGGAACTCGCACAAGAGATGGTCCGCGAGATCGAAAAGGCGCAGAAGGACGGCGATACGATCGGCGGAACATTTGAGGTCATTGCCCGGGGCGTCCCGCTTGGGCTCGGTTCCCATACCGGGTGGGACACTCGCATCGACGGCAAGCTGGCTCAGGCCATGATGTGCGTCAATGCCGTCAAGGCTGTCGAAATAGGCGATGGAGTGAAGGTGGCATACAGCCGCGGTTCACAGGCACACGATGAGATCGCCTATGACACCGCTCAACGGCGGTTTTCCCATCTGACCAATCGCGCCGGCGGCATCGAGGGTGGAATCACCAACGGCGAAGAGGTTCGCGTGGTCGGCTATCTCAAGCCGATACCGACGTTGAAAAAAGCGCTCCGCTCCGTCGACATGATCTCCAAGGAACCGTTTCTCGCCCAGCATGAGAGGTCCGACACCTGTACCGTCCCGGCTGCCGGAGTGATCGGCGAAACCATGGTTGCCCTGGTTCTGGCCACTGCCTTCCTGGAAAAATTCGGAGGCGACTCCATCCTGGAAACCCAGCGAAATTATGAGGGTTACCTCGAACAACTGCGGAGTTACTGAACGTCCGCATGCG comes from Terriglobia bacterium and encodes:
- a CDS encoding MlaD family protein, giving the protein MAQRRSLAWTELRVGILVVTSFALLALAIFYVSGQSGFFVPKYTVIAYFQNANNLRAGAEVSLEGVTIGNVDKVEISPEPDPNKAVAAVMKLEAKFKNIIRTDSKVSISTIGLLGDSKVDITRGTEAGTVIADGGYIQGTEEGDIRKIVQGTNDFIANLQVLSEDFKKIADRVDQGEGTLGQFLTNTAVFDRTNDLIKEANTLVHDARTGPGTMGRLISDDALYTKFMEMSDRMDVLVKKIESGNGSAGKFVNDPALYNHIDDLTAKVQSITERIDRGEGTLGKLMKDDTLYTDFRNGVTKLNTLVDSVQNGEGSAGKFIRDPALFNSLNETTSEIQKLIYDFRQNPKKFLTINFKLF
- the aroC gene encoding chorismate synthase → MLSFRTAGESHGQALIALVEGLPAHLPVDFGFIDHELKRRQGGYGRGGRMKIEKDQVRFLSGVRHGKTIGSPISMMIENRDWPNWEEIMSPREVSGDAATKRTVTRPRPGHTDLAGSLKFNHTDARNILERSSARETAARVACGGLAKVFLRHFGIEILSHTTAIGNARVPDDFTVSWDQLEAIRDDEVVHCVIPELAQEMVREIEKAQKDGDTIGGTFEVIARGVPLGLGSHTGWDTRIDGKLAQAMMCVNAVKAVEIGDGVKVAYSRGSQAHDEIAYDTAQRRFSHLTNRAGGIEGGITNGEEVRVVGYLKPIPTLKKALRSVDMISKEPFLAQHERSDTCTVPAAGVIGETMVALVLATAFLEKFGGDSILETQRNYEGYLEQLRSY
- a CDS encoding ABC transporter permease, with the translated sequence MSIAEFSVTMATMPVSPKAAIKEVQDLSFLAGKAFVSMFRRPFYVRDILMQMDLIGVGSLMVVMLTGFFTGAVLTLQSSKELSRFGGTSLTGGLVSVSLVRELGPVLAALMVAGRVGSGMASELGSMLVTEQINAMRALGTDPIKKLVVPRILATIAMMPVLTIVADSLGIIGGLAVALSVLHITPILYLSRAWDSLNYVDVFGGLIKPLVFGALLASVSCHCGLRTYGGTQGVGRSTTQAVVASSVLILIFDFFLTRLILAYT
- a CDS encoding ATP-binding cassette domain-containing protein gives rise to the protein MQPVLEMRDVVKFYAGDKPVLNGVSFRIFKGETKIIIGASGSGKSTILKLIIGIDKPDEGAILIEGQDISRMDERDLMSIRQKIGMVFQESALFDSLTVRENVAYRLYEVNADESEIEAKVREVLGFVGLEAAIDKMPSELSGGMKRRVALARALIGEPGIMLYDEPTAGLDPITSKRINELIIALRDTKQVTGVFVTHRMRDAFTLSTEYATNGDGQTHFQTEGGFLCIANTRFLLLRDGKIVFEGPDEVLRKSEDDYIKRFLK
- a CDS encoding TIGR03435 family protein, which encodes MKRAALTLILGIAIAAQAQNPSFEVASIKPNNSRAGGPEEIMLGCHGTDSHSQENIVPMGRCVVRHEPLRLVIALAYDVPPAFMIPYDGKILSGPDWINSDVYNFDAKAEGPATEAQLKLMLQTLLAERFNLKLHRETKELPVYALVTTRNPLKFQPAPKDRECEGQSRSDHRYELGSRNIAGQCHGFVPENGQMSGRSVDMSDVAEMLSRWAGRVVIDRTEIKGLFDVQLPRMASANVPLGGGGAGAREGAPGPAVEGRFSRDSIPTVFAAVEQFGLKLESSKGPVEVLVVDNIQKPTEN
- a CDS encoding CDP-alcohol phosphatidyltransferase family protein — its product is MTVNNRVEEPRSITGRIGAGGKRVVDSIVNLLASLRVHPNILTLIGMLINIVAMILFYKGYFPLGGVVVIFAGIFDIVDGEVARRTKRVTKFGAFFDSVIDRYSDVLLLLGLIAWFARINRLQYVWLTGLCLIGSILTSYTRARAESLIPACKVGFLERPERIVLLVIGALCDRMAAALWVMAILSNWTVSQRIWYTWRELSALERRGGAAAP
- the greA gene encoding transcription elongation factor GreA, with protein sequence MSSEIRKKLEEEIQTLEKELREELPRALKTAAALGDLSENADYQAARERQDFVRVRLGQLKQRAADLSMINFDKIPRDRINLGSKVVLLDVDKNEEVTYKLVTSEDANAPAGLISTTSPIGRSLLNKREGETVEVKIPSGTRTFEILSFVTMHDSQ
- a CDS encoding phosphatase PAP2 family protein, with translation MKTHIWAACIVLIALNASRANAQPAPPALSDDLTQPETQPLIQSQHKYLVMPASFDILRDERAIWKDMFRPHEGEAKWVIPIVGVNALAISTDAFAYKNFKPSDTVQTASHAVSSLGAPYPLFAAGASMYLIGRYTDDLRLRETGILGTQALVHSIIMTGVFESATNRKQPNGSGGTGFWKGGDAWPSGHASMFWALSTVVAEQYHDSSPVRYGAYLLATAVSVSRFTGRQHFPSDALASSLVGYLVGRWVVHHRSTTRN